In a genomic window of Dyadobacter fermentans DSM 18053:
- a CDS encoding phosphatidylinositol-specific phospholipase C/glycerophosphodiester phosphodiesterase family protein: MKKTATFFISFLLSIQFIAAQSVNSYSTAQAHSHNDYERSRPFEEAYEQQFGSVEADVFLVNDTLYVAHNLKDIRRERTFSALYLLPILQKVEQNGGRIYPQDNVPLQLLIDLKTEGEPTLAALVKVLEPHKKIFAPAGSVRIVVSGNVPDPSLFEQYPDFIYFDGRPENVYTPAQMAHVGLISQAFQKYSKWNGEGPILEKDKRKIRKMVNDVHDLGKKVRIWATPDNINSWKTMMALGVDYINTDKVQQLGDYLRTAPR; encoded by the coding sequence ATGAAAAAAACCGCTACTTTCTTCATCAGCTTTCTTTTGTCCATCCAATTCATTGCAGCCCAAAGCGTTAATTCCTATTCAACCGCCCAGGCGCATTCCCACAATGATTATGAAAGGTCGCGGCCTTTCGAAGAGGCTTACGAGCAGCAATTCGGATCGGTGGAAGCCGATGTTTTCCTCGTCAACGATACGCTTTATGTAGCGCATAACCTCAAAGACATTCGCCGCGAGCGCACCTTCTCAGCATTATATTTGCTTCCTATTCTTCAAAAAGTAGAACAAAACGGCGGGCGCATCTACCCGCAGGACAACGTTCCCCTGCAACTGCTCATCGACCTGAAAACGGAAGGCGAGCCTACCCTGGCGGCGCTCGTGAAAGTGCTGGAACCGCATAAGAAGATTTTCGCTCCGGCCGGCAGCGTCCGGATCGTCGTGAGCGGCAATGTTCCCGATCCTTCCCTCTTCGAGCAATATCCCGACTTCATTTATTTCGACGGCCGCCCCGAGAACGTTTATACACCGGCGCAAATGGCCCATGTGGGGCTGATCAGCCAGGCGTTTCAGAAATATTCCAAATGGAACGGCGAAGGGCCTATTCTGGAAAAAGACAAGAGAAAAATCCGGAAGATGGTCAACGACGTGCACGATCTGGGCAAAAAAGTAAGGATATGGGCTACGCCGGACAATATCAATTCCTGGAAAACTATGATGGCACTGGGCGTCGATTACATTAATACCGATAAAGTTCAGCAGCTCGGCGATTACCTTCGTACTGCACCACGGTAG
- the thiM gene encoding hydroxyethylthiazole kinase, which translates to MTIQLEANLQNLRAKAPLVHNITNFVVMNFTANALLAIGASPVMAHAVEEVEDMVSIAGALVVNIGTLSPLWVEGMHSAMAKAAQTGKPIVLDPVGAGATPYRNNVLTALLEAAPPAIIRGNGSEILALAGASIQTKGVDSTADSTDSIGAARALSERFGSVVSVSGAVDVIVHGNRTAWISNGVPLMTKVTGMGCSASALAGAFAAVVTDPFEAAVSAAVTMGVCGELAYRAAKLPGSFQIAFLDTLSDISPAHLAELSKIRLE; encoded by the coding sequence ATGACGATTCAACTGGAAGCGAATTTGCAAAACCTGCGTGCCAAGGCGCCGCTGGTGCATAATATTACCAATTTCGTGGTGATGAATTTCACCGCCAATGCATTGCTGGCCATTGGTGCTTCGCCGGTGATGGCGCATGCGGTGGAGGAAGTGGAGGACATGGTTTCGATAGCGGGTGCGCTGGTGGTCAACATCGGCACGCTTTCGCCCCTCTGGGTGGAAGGCATGCACAGCGCTATGGCGAAGGCGGCGCAAACCGGCAAACCGATCGTGCTCGATCCGGTAGGTGCCGGCGCGACGCCCTACCGCAATAATGTGCTCACCGCATTGCTCGAGGCAGCCCCGCCGGCCATTATCCGCGGTAACGGCTCCGAAATCCTCGCACTCGCAGGTGCCAGCATTCAAACCAAGGGTGTGGACAGCACCGCCGATTCCACCGACAGCATCGGCGCCGCACGGGCATTGAGCGAGCGTTTCGGCTCGGTGGTGAGCGTGAGCGGCGCGGTGGATGTGATCGTGCATGGCAACCGGACGGCCTGGATTTCGAACGGTGTGCCGCTCATGACCAAAGTCACAGGCATGGGCTGTTCCGCGTCGGCGCTTGCCGGCGCATTCGCGGCGGTGGTAACCGATCCGTTCGAAGCCGCGGTGTCGGCGGCTGTCACGATGGGCGTTTGCGGCGAACTGGCTTACCGGGCTGCCAAACTGCCCGGATCGTTCCAAATCGCGTTTCTGGACACTTTATCGGACATTAGCCCGGCGCATCTGGCGGAATTGAGCAAAATCAGACTGGAATAG
- a CDS encoding 2TM domain-containing protein: protein METPRNEFLWRKAKKRAGFKMHLRTYLIVNAGLWLIYLVSTFSFGKHHVFPWPVFPMLGWGIGLIMHYFTAYSGLDEKALAEKEYDKLIRG from the coding sequence ATGGAAACGCCACGCAACGAATTCCTTTGGAGGAAAGCAAAAAAGAGAGCCGGTTTCAAAATGCATTTACGCACATACCTGATCGTGAATGCGGGCCTGTGGTTGATATACCTCGTTTCTACCTTTTCGTTTGGGAAGCATCATGTATTCCCATGGCCGGTTTTTCCGATGCTAGGCTGGGGGATAGGGTTGATCATGCATTATTTTACAGCCTATTCGGGGCTGGATGAGAAGGCATTAGCAGAAAAGGAATACGACAAACTGATCCGCGGCTAA
- the thiD gene encoding bifunctional hydroxymethylpyrimidine kinase/phosphomethylpyrimidine kinase, producing MNRYPTVLTIAGSDSGGGAGIQADLKTIAALGAYGTSAITALTAQNTQGVRAIHPVPPAFLQEQLEAVFEDITVDAVKIGMVNTVEVARVIADMLDRFKPGFVVFDPVMVSTSGSKLIQDETVAVLWQELFPRVDLITPNLDEAEILIGGQIRTPATMKGAAIQMVEKGCRAVLLKGGHLVGSTIYDVLAQSSQEPLILESDYIESRNVHGTGCTLSSAIATYVARGNSLAESIIFAKEYIAGAIRSGADVVTGYGPGPLNHSFSPVSMQIVS from the coding sequence ATGAACCGTTACCCAACCGTACTTACCATTGCCGGATCCGATAGTGGAGGTGGCGCGGGCATTCAGGCCGATCTCAAAACGATCGCGGCACTGGGCGCCTACGGAACTTCGGCCATTACCGCACTCACCGCGCAGAATACGCAAGGCGTGCGGGCCATTCACCCCGTGCCGCCGGCTTTTTTGCAGGAACAGCTGGAAGCCGTTTTCGAAGACATTACCGTCGATGCCGTCAAGATCGGGATGGTGAACACCGTGGAAGTTGCGCGGGTGATTGCCGACATGCTCGACCGGTTTAAGCCCGGATTCGTCGTTTTCGACCCGGTAATGGTCTCTACCAGCGGATCCAAACTGATCCAGGATGAGACCGTCGCCGTGCTGTGGCAGGAGCTTTTTCCCCGTGTGGACCTCATTACACCTAATCTCGACGAAGCCGAAATCCTCATCGGTGGGCAAATCCGCACGCCTGCGACGATGAAAGGAGCGGCCATTCAAATGGTGGAAAAAGGGTGCAGGGCGGTGTTGCTGAAAGGCGGCCATCTCGTAGGATCGACGATTTACGATGTGCTTGCGCAAAGCAGCCAGGAGCCGCTGATCCTCGAATCGGACTACATTGAAAGCCGGAATGTCCATGGCACGGGATGCACGCTGTCGTCGGCCATTGCCACTTACGTTGCGCGGGGCAATTCACTGGCGGAGTCGATCATTTTTGCCAAAGAATACATTGCGGGGGCAATCCGGTCGGGGGCCGATGTGGTGACAGGCTACGGTCCGGGTCCTTTGAACCACTCGTTTTCACCAGTTTCCATGCAAATCGTATCATGA
- a CDS encoding pyridoxamine 5'-phosphate oxidase family protein, which translates to MEKDFEDNQATQKLKSLAEDIRFCMYTTIENGKIVSRPMTTLDIDAEGNIWFFTSRHTELVKDARLGDAVTLIYSDPANNTYLSISGTASIVESERRKDELWNLMSKAWFPGGKDDPDLAVLRVTTQEAAYWDSTSSKMVVFFSMLKAVITGTTPDGGDHGKLNLV; encoded by the coding sequence ATGGAAAAGGATTTTGAAGATAATCAGGCCACTCAAAAACTGAAATCGCTGGCGGAAGACATCCGGTTTTGTATGTACACGACGATTGAAAACGGCAAAATCGTATCTCGGCCGATGACCACGCTGGATATCGACGCCGAGGGCAATATCTGGTTCTTCACCAGCCGCCACACCGAGCTCGTGAAGGACGCCAGGCTGGGCGACGCGGTGACATTGATATACTCCGACCCTGCCAATAATACTTACCTGAGCATCTCGGGCACGGCCTCGATCGTGGAAAGCGAGCGCCGGAAAGACGAGCTCTGGAACCTCATGTCGAAAGCCTGGTTCCCGGGCGGAAAAGACGATCCCGATCTGGCAGTGCTGAGGGTTACCACGCAGGAAGCAGCCTACTGGGATAGTACTTCTTCGAAAATGGTCGTATTCTTCTCGATGCTCAAAGCGGTGATTACAGGCACCACACCGGATGGTGGCGATCACGGCAAGTTGAATCTGGTGTAG
- a CDS encoding TonB-dependent receptor produces the protein MKKFILTLVAGAVSALAFAQPAQTVKGRVVDTESQQPVIGANVIVTSTTPIIGGVTDTEGNFRIEKVPVGRHSFKITSLGYDDAFIQEINVGSGKEVELNIKLTESFKALNEVVVKAQKENGAPLNDMVSVSGRSFTVDQTKRFAASVNDPARMAMSFAGVAATDDGSNQLIIRGNSPKGMLWRMEGVEIPNPNHFAQEGASGGGISALSANVLGNSDFLTGAFPAEYGNATSGVFDLKLRKGNNEKREYAMQAGILGLDFAAEGPIGPKGGASYLANYRYSTLSVLNKVGVNLNGDASIDFQDGAFKIYIPYDDKVVVSVWGMGGLSTSKVDDDDWRETFKSNRGIVGVNYLRYINNKSYMENVVSYSATSQTGDFYDKNIDATYQQKFVNQALRLSSLYNYKLNARNTVRLGVIINHLDFNLYDKDNEDGPYEVNVDRKGNTQLFQGYAQWKSRLTPTVTLNAGLHGMLLALNHRFSIEPRAGLKWAVAPRSTVSFGAGLHSKTEAISMYLAQVKVSEDKTELFNKNLKLTKSAHLVAGYEFRPSASWRILAETYYQHHYNIPIGPANTTTPYLLHNSQLNEISGFVSDSLTSDGKGRSYGLEITVEKSLTAGIYVMSTTSLYQSKYTGRDGIERDSRFNGQYVQNLLAGKEWRVGKNKTNIFAANIKLLAAGGNRTTPIDLEKSREKGRTERDWSRSYSDKLPDYFRADLRVSYTKNKRRTTSTISLDLQNATNRLNALERYYNKKEDRVKTVTQTGLLPVLNYRLEF, from the coding sequence ATGAAAAAATTTATCTTGACCTTAGTGGCCGGGGCCGTGAGCGCCCTGGCCTTTGCGCAGCCTGCACAGACCGTCAAAGGACGGGTCGTCGATACCGAGTCGCAGCAGCCGGTGATCGGCGCGAATGTGATCGTTACTTCTACTACGCCCATTATCGGTGGTGTAACGGATACGGAAGGCAATTTCCGCATTGAAAAAGTGCCCGTCGGCCGACATTCGTTTAAGATTACGAGCCTGGGTTACGACGATGCCTTTATCCAGGAAATCAACGTCGGCTCCGGCAAGGAAGTGGAGCTGAATATCAAACTCACCGAGTCGTTCAAAGCGCTTAATGAGGTGGTTGTGAAAGCGCAGAAGGAAAATGGCGCGCCGCTGAACGACATGGTGAGCGTGAGCGGCCGCTCTTTCACGGTGGACCAAACGAAGCGCTTCGCGGCGTCGGTGAACGACCCGGCGCGGATGGCGATGTCATTCGCCGGCGTGGCCGCAACCGACGACGGCAGTAACCAGCTCATCATCAGGGGAAACAGCCCGAAAGGCATGCTGTGGCGCATGGAAGGCGTCGAGATCCCCAATCCCAATCACTTTGCGCAGGAAGGAGCAAGCGGCGGCGGCATCAGCGCGCTGAGTGCCAATGTGCTCGGTAACTCCGACTTCCTTACCGGCGCTTTTCCAGCGGAATACGGCAATGCGACTTCCGGTGTTTTTGACCTCAAACTCAGAAAAGGGAACAATGAAAAACGCGAATATGCAATGCAGGCCGGCATTCTCGGGCTCGATTTTGCTGCCGAAGGACCCATTGGTCCCAAGGGCGGCGCTTCTTATCTGGCCAATTACCGCTATTCTACTCTTTCCGTTCTTAATAAGGTCGGCGTTAACCTTAATGGCGATGCTTCGATTGATTTTCAGGACGGTGCTTTTAAAATATATATCCCTTACGACGACAAGGTGGTTGTGAGCGTGTGGGGAATGGGCGGCCTGAGTACATCGAAAGTCGATGACGACGACTGGAGAGAGACTTTCAAATCCAACCGCGGCATTGTGGGCGTCAATTACCTTCGCTATATCAACAACAAATCGTATATGGAGAATGTCGTTTCCTACTCGGCGACGAGCCAGACGGGCGATTTCTACGATAAAAACATCGACGCGACTTATCAGCAAAAGTTTGTGAATCAGGCATTAAGGCTCTCCTCTCTCTATAATTATAAACTCAATGCACGCAACACGGTGCGGCTGGGCGTGATCATTAACCACCTGGACTTCAACCTCTACGACAAGGATAATGAGGACGGCCCCTACGAAGTGAATGTGGACCGGAAAGGCAATACCCAGCTGTTTCAGGGCTATGCACAATGGAAGTCGCGTTTAACGCCTACCGTTACGCTCAATGCCGGCTTGCACGGAATGCTGCTCGCACTGAACCATCGTTTCTCCATTGAACCGAGAGCTGGACTGAAATGGGCAGTGGCACCGCGGTCGACCGTGAGCTTCGGCGCGGGGCTGCATAGCAAAACGGAAGCCATTTCGATGTACCTGGCCCAGGTGAAGGTGTCGGAGGATAAAACAGAATTGTTTAATAAAAACCTGAAACTCACCAAATCGGCGCATTTGGTGGCGGGGTATGAGTTCAGGCCGTCGGCGAGCTGGCGCATTCTCGCTGAAACTTACTACCAGCATCATTACAACATCCCGATCGGCCCGGCGAATACCACAACGCCCTATCTGCTGCATAACTCGCAGCTGAACGAAATCAGCGGTTTTGTGAGCGATTCGCTGACGAGCGATGGCAAGGGCCGCAGCTACGGGCTGGAAATAACCGTGGAAAAATCGCTGACCGCGGGCATTTATGTCATGAGCACCACGTCCCTATATCAGTCAAAATACACCGGGCGTGATGGCATCGAGCGTGACAGCCGCTTCAATGGCCAGTATGTGCAGAACTTACTCGCTGGGAAAGAATGGCGTGTCGGAAAAAACAAAACCAACATTTTCGCAGCCAATATCAAGCTTTTGGCTGCCGGCGGCAACCGGACAACGCCCATCGACCTGGAAAAATCACGCGAAAAGGGACGTACCGAAAGAGATTGGTCACGCAGCTATTCGGACAAGCTTCCCGACTATTTCCGCGCCGATCTGCGTGTGAGTTATACCAAAAACAAACGACGCACGACGTCCACGATCTCCCTCGACCTCCAAAATGCAACCAACCGCCTGAATGCATTGGAGCGCTACTATAACAAGAAAGAGGACCGCGTAAAAACCGTGACTCAAACCGGGCTGCTGCCGGTGCTGAACTACCGCCTTGAATTTTAA
- a CDS encoding sensor histidine kinase, translating into MIGLRHFSIMIMIRIAVIVLSVIALAWLASRHTNQTLVYVLGTIFIFIQGSLLYQYVTNVNRKLTYFLESVRYSDFTINFRSDNKMGRTFKELNQQFNEVLLAFRQARAEKEANLQYLNTIVQHIGTGLITFDSNGQVNLINNAALRMLGIYRLHQLIELKEKHPRLYDLLSNLDSGVRDLYRTPNDQPLALQAAAIQLRGMWVKIVVLQNIQTELQQQEIESWQNLTRVLRHEIMNSMTPIVSLVGTMRLIVNEDIERSTNDQEAVNDLKEALSTLEKRSKGMMQFVNAYRDFTTLPKPVFASIGVAELLQEVIQLLQTDLTQSGVLWKLSVKPETLTVKADASQIQQVLINLIKNASEAFSHQTDRLITLSAYQVDGTVMIEVGDNGDGIEPEALENIFIPFYTTKKTGSGIGLSLSRQILQQHNGQLNVESQVGKGTVFTLVF; encoded by the coding sequence ATGATCGGACTCCGGCATTTCAGTATTATGATCATGATCAGGATCGCCGTGATTGTCCTGAGCGTGATCGCCCTCGCCTGGCTGGCGTCCCGGCACACCAATCAAACCCTGGTTTACGTACTGGGGACGATTTTCATATTCATACAAGGGTCGCTGCTGTACCAGTACGTGACGAACGTCAACCGGAAACTGACCTATTTCCTCGAATCCGTGCGTTATTCGGATTTTACGATCAATTTCCGGTCGGACAATAAAATGGGCCGCACGTTTAAGGAGCTCAACCAGCAGTTCAACGAAGTGCTGCTGGCATTCCGGCAGGCGCGGGCCGAGAAGGAGGCCAATCTGCAATACCTCAACACGATCGTCCAGCACATCGGGACGGGGCTGATCACATTCGACAGCAACGGGCAGGTGAACCTGATCAACAACGCGGCGCTGCGCATGCTGGGCATTTACCGGCTGCATCAGCTCATTGAACTTAAAGAAAAGCACCCGCGCCTTTATGACCTGCTTTCCAACCTCGACAGCGGCGTGCGCGACCTCTATCGCACTCCCAACGACCAGCCGCTCGCTTTGCAGGCAGCCGCCATCCAGCTCCGCGGCATGTGGGTCAAAATTGTGGTTTTGCAAAACATTCAAACCGAGTTGCAGCAGCAGGAAATCGAATCTTGGCAGAACCTTACACGTGTGCTGCGCCACGAGATCATGAACTCCATGACGCCCATTGTGTCGCTCGTAGGCACCATGCGGCTCATCGTGAATGAGGATATCGAGCGTTCCACGAACGACCAGGAAGCGGTAAATGATTTGAAAGAAGCATTATCCACGCTCGAAAAGCGCAGCAAAGGCATGATGCAGTTCGTGAATGCCTACCGCGATTTTACCACATTGCCCAAGCCGGTATTTGCCAGCATCGGCGTGGCCGAGCTTTTGCAGGAAGTTATACAGTTGCTTCAAACGGACCTCACGCAATCGGGCGTGCTCTGGAAACTGTCTGTGAAGCCGGAAACGCTGACCGTCAAGGCCGACGCCAGCCAGATCCAGCAGGTGTTGATCAACCTCATCAAAAACGCATCCGAGGCATTCTCGCACCAGACCGACCGCCTCATTACGCTATCGGCCTACCAGGTCGACGGGACGGTAATGATCGAAGTAGGCGACAATGGCGACGGCATCGAGCCCGAAGCTTTGGAGAACATTTTCATTCCTTTTTACACCACCAAAAAAACCGGCTCCGGCATCGGGCTAAGCCTTTCGCGCCAGATTCTGCAGCAGCATAACGGGCAGCTCAATGTAGAGTCGCAGGTGGGTAAAGGAACTGTGTTTACGCTGGTATTTTAG
- a CDS encoding amino acid permease has protein sequence MSQNSPLFRKKSVDQILKDAHSGSEGELAKVLGVRDLVSLGIAAIVGAGIFSTIGLASYNGGPAVSLLFVFTAIACVFTALSYAQFASTVPVSGSAYTYAYVAFGELFAWIIGWALILEYAVSNMVVAISWSEYFVSMLKGFGISLPGWLTINGESAREAFLKLQSSGMAELSDYERFAASAYASAPTIGDMHILLNLPAGLITLLITALVYIGIKESRTASNIMVVLKVGVVLLVILAGAFYVKPENWSPFAPNGAKGVLSGVAAVFFAFIGFDSISTTAEECRNPQQDMPKAMIYCLVICTVLYVLITLVLTGMVNYTELKVSDPLAFVFQKNGLDFMAGVISVSSVIAITSALLVYQLGQPRIWMTMSRDGLLWKRFAKIHPKYRTPSFATIITGVVVGIPALFFKMDFFVDLTSVGTFFAFILVCGGVLYLDHKGISARSKFRVPYINGKFLVGGLFALAIVGLLTYGQEVILEWRMLSFAEIMEHKLLTIIFWITWCTLSILSYQHNFSLLPVAGILTNLYLMTELGASNWLIFVIWLAIGLVIYFSYGYKKSKLAQQ, from the coding sequence ATGAGCCAGAATTCTCCTCTTTTCCGAAAAAAATCCGTCGACCAGATTCTGAAAGATGCCCATTCGGGAAGCGAGGGAGAGCTTGCCAAAGTGCTCGGTGTCCGCGACCTTGTTTCGCTGGGCATTGCGGCGATTGTGGGCGCGGGGATATTCAGCACGATTGGTCTGGCGAGCTACAATGGCGGGCCGGCGGTGTCGCTGCTTTTTGTTTTTACGGCCATAGCCTGCGTTTTCACGGCGCTTTCGTATGCACAGTTCGCCAGCACCGTGCCGGTGTCGGGTAGCGCGTACACCTATGCTTACGTGGCTTTCGGCGAGCTGTTCGCGTGGATCATCGGCTGGGCGCTTATCCTGGAATATGCCGTTTCCAACATGGTAGTGGCCATTTCGTGGTCGGAATATTTTGTGAGCATGCTCAAAGGCTTCGGCATTTCCTTGCCGGGCTGGCTTACGATCAACGGCGAATCGGCACGAGAAGCATTTTTGAAATTACAGAGCTCCGGCATGGCGGAATTGTCTGATTATGAGCGTTTCGCGGCATCGGCATACGCCTCGGCCCCCACGATCGGTGACATGCATATCCTGCTGAATTTACCCGCAGGGCTGATCACATTGCTCATCACGGCGTTGGTTTATATCGGAATCAAAGAATCGCGGACGGCCAGCAATATCATGGTGGTGCTGAAAGTGGGCGTGGTGCTGCTGGTAATCCTGGCCGGGGCCTTTTATGTGAAGCCGGAAAACTGGTCGCCATTTGCCCCCAACGGCGCGAAAGGGGTGCTCAGTGGCGTGGCGGCAGTATTCTTCGCATTCATCGGTTTCGATTCCATTTCGACCACCGCCGAAGAATGCCGGAACCCGCAGCAGGATATGCCGAAAGCGATGATTTACTGCCTAGTCATTTGTACTGTATTATATGTACTTATCACGCTCGTGCTCACAGGCATGGTGAACTACACCGAACTGAAAGTAAGCGACCCGCTGGCATTTGTATTCCAAAAGAACGGGCTCGATTTTATGGCCGGGGTGATTTCGGTCAGCTCGGTGATCGCCATCACGAGTGCATTGCTGGTGTACCAGCTCGGCCAACCGAGGATCTGGATGACCATGAGCCGAGATGGCCTGCTTTGGAAGCGTTTCGCCAAAATCCACCCCAAATACCGTACGCCGTCCTTCGCGACGATCATCACCGGTGTGGTGGTAGGGATTCCCGCATTGTTTTTCAAAATGGATTTCTTCGTCGATCTCACGAGCGTGGGTACTTTCTTCGCATTCATCCTCGTGTGCGGCGGCGTACTCTATCTGGATCACAAGGGCATTTCGGCCCGCTCCAAATTCCGCGTGCCTTACATTAATGGCAAATTCCTCGTAGGAGGTTTGTTCGCCCTCGCCATTGTGGGCCTGCTTACCTATGGCCAGGAGGTTATTCTTGAATGGCGGATGCTGAGTTTTGCGGAGATTATGGAGCACAAGCTGCTCACCATTATTTTCTGGATCACCTGGTGTACGCTATCGATTTTGAGCTACCAGCATAACTTCTCGTTGCTGCCCGTGGCCGGTATCCTCACCAATTTGTACCTTATGACCGAACTCGGCGCATCCAACTGGCTGATTTTCGTGATCTGGCTTGCGATTGGGCTTGTGATCTATTTCAGCTATGGCTACAAGAAGAGTAAGCTGGCGCAGCAATAG
- the thiE gene encoding thiamine phosphate synthase, with protein sequence MNSNLELYLVTDEAACLGRDFYWVVEEAVKGGVTMVQLREKSLSTRAFIERAKRLKAILETYNVPLIINDRLDVALAVDADGVHIGQSDMPFQTAHRLLGEGKIIGLSAEKQDDVLEAEQWNLSYLAVSPLFATPTKTDTEKPWELDGLQWARQQSRHPLVVIGGLHPENVHDAITNGANGVAVVSAICSAPSPREAAQALKSIIQNSILWPAKNF encoded by the coding sequence ATGAATTCAAACCTCGAACTATACCTGGTAACCGATGAAGCCGCGTGCCTCGGAAGGGACTTTTACTGGGTGGTGGAAGAGGCGGTGAAAGGCGGTGTGACGATGGTGCAGCTGCGGGAAAAGTCGCTTTCGACCCGGGCGTTCATCGAACGCGCCAAACGTTTGAAAGCAATCCTGGAAACTTATAATGTGCCTTTGATCATCAACGACCGGCTGGACGTGGCCCTTGCCGTGGACGCCGACGGCGTGCATATCGGGCAAAGCGACATGCCGTTCCAAACCGCCCACCGCCTGCTCGGCGAAGGCAAGATCATCGGCCTTTCGGCTGAAAAACAGGATGATGTGCTCGAAGCGGAGCAATGGAACCTGTCGTACCTCGCGGTGAGCCCGCTTTTTGCAACGCCTACTAAAACAGACACGGAAAAACCCTGGGAATTAGACGGCTTGCAATGGGCACGGCAGCAAAGCCGGCATCCGCTGGTAGTCATCGGCGGGCTTCATCCCGAAAATGTACACGACGCCATCACCAACGGTGCGAACGGCGTAGCGGTCGTATCGGCCATTTGCAGTGCCCCGTCGCCGCGGGAAGCCGCACAAGCGCTCAAATCCATTATCCAGAATTCGATCTTATGGCCAGCGAAAAATTTCTAG
- the tenA gene encoding thiaminase II → MKFTELLWAEALPIFEEIKRHPFNQELKEGTLPLEKFRFYIYQDSLYLADFARALAVAGTKAGNSHELLDFLQFAQNAILVERALHLGYFKEYAIDYQSGKAPGCFAYTNYLMATSAFESYEVTVAALLPCFWIYKQIGDYIYANQATPNPYQNWIDAYAGEDFAHSVQKALDICDQLAANASEATRARMTEAYVTASRLEYVFWDSAYRLERWAV, encoded by the coding sequence ATGAAATTTACAGAACTGCTCTGGGCAGAAGCATTACCCATATTTGAAGAGATCAAACGGCATCCGTTCAACCAGGAGTTGAAGGAAGGCACATTGCCACTCGAAAAATTCAGGTTCTACATTTACCAGGATTCCCTATACCTCGCCGATTTCGCCCGCGCATTGGCCGTCGCAGGCACCAAAGCCGGCAACAGCCACGAACTGCTGGATTTTCTGCAATTTGCCCAAAATGCTATTTTGGTAGAGCGGGCTCTGCATTTAGGGTATTTTAAGGAATATGCCATTGATTATCAATCGGGAAAAGCGCCGGGCTGTTTTGCCTACACCAATTATCTGATGGCAACGAGCGCGTTCGAGTCCTACGAAGTAACCGTGGCTGCATTGCTGCCTTGCTTCTGGATCTACAAGCAGATCGGCGATTACATTTATGCCAATCAGGCCACGCCCAATCCTTACCAGAACTGGATCGACGCCTACGCCGGCGAAGATTTCGCGCATTCGGTGCAAAAGGCGCTGGATATTTGCGATCAACTGGCCGCCAACGCGTCAGAAGCCACCCGGGCCCGCATGACGGAGGCATACGTGACGGCTTCGCGATTGGAATATGTGTTTTGGGATAGTGCTTACAGGTTGGAGCGTTGGGCGGTTTAG
- the hxpB gene encoding hexitol phosphatase HxpB — MIKAAIFDMDGLLIDSEPMWTEAARSVMQKVNFELSEALRIQTTGLSIKLFLDYCHKIQPWNTPSFEELETEILEKAHHDILANAEAMPGAIALIQALKKEGLKLAVASASHMELIEGVLKRLEIIDYFDTWHSGELEEHTKPHPAVYLTTARKLGVLPAECIAFEDSHAGLRAAHAAGMITISVPAAEVFEDKKFDMAHYKIPSLEKYILREMSGVPQSVIEN; from the coding sequence ATGATTAAAGCAGCAATTTTCGATATGGACGGCCTTCTCATCGACTCCGAACCGATGTGGACCGAAGCAGCACGTTCCGTCATGCAAAAAGTAAATTTTGAGCTTTCCGAAGCACTTCGCATCCAAACTACTGGCCTGTCTATCAAGCTTTTCCTTGATTATTGTCACAAAATACAGCCCTGGAATACGCCGTCGTTTGAAGAGCTTGAAACAGAAATTCTGGAAAAGGCCCACCACGACATCCTTGCCAATGCCGAAGCCATGCCCGGCGCCATTGCGCTCATTCAGGCGCTGAAAAAGGAAGGTCTTAAACTTGCCGTTGCGTCGGCGTCGCATATGGAGCTGATTGAGGGCGTGTTAAAAAGACTGGAAATTATTGACTATTTTGACACGTGGCATTCCGGCGAACTCGAAGAGCACACCAAGCCGCACCCGGCCGTGTACCTCACCACCGCCCGCAAACTGGGCGTTTTGCCTGCCGAATGCATTGCCTTTGAAGATTCTCACGCAGGTCTGCGCGCGGCACATGCAGCGGGCATGATCACGATTTCGGTGCCTGCCGCGGAGGTTTTTGAAGATAAAAAGTTTGATATGGCACATTACAAAATCCCGTCGCTGGAAAAATACATTCTCCGCGAGATGTCGGGTGTGCCGCAAAGCGTGATCGAAAACTAA